One stretch of Ipomoea triloba cultivar NCNSP0323 chromosome 8, ASM357664v1 DNA includes these proteins:
- the LOC116026541 gene encoding V-type proton ATPase subunit E-like, whose protein sequence is MNDADVSRQIQQMVRFIRQEAEEKANEISVSAEEEFNIEKLQLVEAEKKKIRQEYERKEKQVDVRKKIEYSMQLNASRIKVLQAQDDLVNSMKDAASKELLHVSHNHHNYKKLLHDLIVQSLLKLKEPSVLLRCRENDVELVADVLHSAKEEYAAKAGVHPPEVIIDNIHLPPAPSHHGAHGLFCSGGVVLASRDGKIVCENTLDARLEVLFRKKLPEIRKLLFGQAGAC, encoded by the exons ATGAACGACGCCGATGTATCCAGGCAGATCCAGCAGATGGTCCGTTTCATCCGCCAGGAAGCGGAGGAGAAGGCCAATGAGATTTCCGTCTCAGCCGAAGAA GAATTCAACATTGAGAAGCTGCAACTAGTGGAagcggagaagaagaagatcagacAAGAGTATGAGCGCAAAGAGAAGCAAGTCGATGTCCGTAAGAAAAT TGAGTACTCTATGCAGCTCAATGCGTCTCGGATTAAGGTCCTTCAAGCTCAAGATGACTTGGTTAACTCTATGAAAGATGCAGCATCAAAGGAGCTTTTGCATGTCAGTCACAACCACCATAACTATAAGAAGCTTCTGCATGATCTTATTGTTCAG AGTTTGCTCAAACTCAAAGAGCCTTCTGTCTTGTTGCGTTGCCGGGAAAATGATGTAGAATTGGTAGCAGATGTCTTGCACTCAGCAAAGGAGGAATATGCAGCAAAGGCGGGGGTCCACCCACCTGAGGTCATTATTGACAACATCCACCTGCCACCTGCTCCTTCCCATCATGGTGCACATGGTCTTTTCTG CTCTGGAGGAGTGGTTTTGGCTTCCCGAGATGGAAAAATTGTGTGTGAAAACACTCTTGATGCTAGATTGGAAGTTCTGTTCCGTAAAAAACTTCCAGAG ATCCGCAAGCTGCTATTTGGGCAAGCTGGAGCCTGTTAG